A section of the Amycolatopsis sp. AA4 genome encodes:
- a CDS encoding DUF445 domain-containing protein translates to MDAVLDDLARHWPVYVSMPFVAALIGYVTKRVAIEMMFRPLEFIGIRPFLGWQGVVPKHGGRMAAIATDLLTANLLDIKEVFARVDPAIITRELEQPLLRAVDGIARDVLEQHHPRLWEVLPTLAQELLIKQVQASAPQLVRDFLDEVRDNLDEVLDVRHMTVERLTRDRALLVRLIRETSRPEMTFIARAGIVFGFVLGLVQVLVWALTRQPLVLPIFGGAIGLFTDWLAIKMIFLPREPVRLGRVILQGKFQRRRAEVARQYGELVANEVLTVPNLLDALLRGPKSDRLVAMVERAVGHAVDAQVSAAKPVVALAVGTQRLQEMKHAAAQRALAELPLTARYAEGYLTEAMDVAKIVEQRMLALTPLEFEGLLRPAFRQDEWTLIAVGGVIGFVVGELQVLLMLG, encoded by the coding sequence GTGGACGCGGTGCTGGACGATCTCGCGCGGCACTGGCCGGTGTATGTCTCCATGCCGTTCGTCGCCGCGCTGATCGGCTACGTCACCAAACGCGTCGCGATCGAGATGATGTTCCGCCCGCTCGAATTCATCGGCATCCGGCCGTTCCTCGGGTGGCAGGGCGTGGTGCCGAAGCACGGCGGGCGGATGGCCGCGATCGCGACCGACCTGCTCACCGCGAACCTGCTCGACATCAAGGAGGTCTTCGCCCGCGTCGACCCGGCGATCATCACCCGGGAACTCGAGCAGCCGCTGCTGCGCGCGGTCGACGGCATCGCCCGCGACGTGCTCGAACAGCATCATCCTCGGCTGTGGGAGGTCCTGCCCACGCTCGCCCAGGAACTGCTGATCAAACAGGTGCAGGCCAGCGCGCCGCAGCTGGTGCGGGACTTCCTGGACGAGGTCCGCGACAACCTGGACGAGGTCCTCGACGTCCGGCACATGACCGTCGAGCGGCTCACCCGCGACCGCGCGCTGCTGGTGCGGCTGATCCGCGAAACGTCCCGGCCGGAGATGACGTTCATCGCGCGCGCCGGGATCGTCTTCGGCTTCGTCCTCGGCCTGGTCCAGGTTCTGGTGTGGGCGCTGACCCGCCAGCCGCTGGTGCTGCCGATCTTCGGCGGCGCGATCGGGCTGTTCACCGACTGGCTCGCGATCAAGATGATCTTCCTGCCGCGCGAACCGGTGCGGCTGGGCCGGGTCATCCTGCAGGGCAAGTTCCAGCGGCGGCGCGCCGAGGTCGCCCGGCAGTACGGCGAACTGGTGGCCAACGAGGTGCTGACCGTCCCGAATCTGCTCGACGCCCTGCTGCGCGGCCCGAAGTCGGACCGGCTCGTGGCGATGGTCGAACGCGCGGTCGGACACGCGGTGGACGCGCAGGTCAGCGCCGCGAAACCGGTGGTCGCGCTCGCCGTCGGGACGCAGCGGCTGCAGGAGATGAAGCACGCCGCGGCGCAGCGGGCGCTGGCCGAACTGCCGTTGACCGCGCGCTACGCCGAGGGGTACCTGACCGAGGCGATGGACGTCGCGAAGATCGTGGAGCAGCGGATGCTCGCGCTGACGCCGCTGGAGTTCGAGGGATTGCTGCGGCCGGCGTTCCGGCAGGACGAATGGACGCTGATCGCGGTCGGCGGCGTGATCGGGTTCGTCGTCGGCGAATTGCAAGTCCTCCTCATGCTCGGCTGA
- a CDS encoding leucine zipper domain-containing protein: MATAETGIDRATAAERVNRYKQFGDLGLVDRSSAPAHQPTAAPGGS; the protein is encoded by the coding sequence ATGGCGACGGCCGAGACGGGCATCGACCGCGCGACCGCCGCTGAGCGGGTGAACCGCTACAAGCAATTCGGCGATCTCGGGCTCGTCGACCGCTCCTCCGCGCCTGCACACCAGCCGACGGCTGCGCCAGGGGGTTCGTGA
- a CDS encoding DUF4406 domain-containing protein, with protein sequence MSKPMLILIAGPYASGTGGDPELMARNLKRLEEAAWPVFQAGHVPMIGEWVALPVLKSAGASGPADPLAAEVMYPTAERLLQHCDAVLRLPGDSRGADQDVAIAQGRGLPVYYSLNEIPNAATSAR encoded by the coding sequence ATGAGCAAGCCTATGCTGATTCTGATCGCCGGCCCCTACGCATCCGGGACGGGCGGCGACCCCGAGCTGATGGCGCGGAACCTCAAGCGCCTGGAGGAAGCCGCCTGGCCCGTCTTCCAAGCCGGCCACGTGCCCATGATCGGCGAGTGGGTCGCCCTGCCCGTGCTGAAAAGCGCCGGAGCCAGCGGGCCGGCCGACCCGCTGGCCGCCGAGGTGATGTACCCGACCGCCGAGCGGCTGCTCCAGCACTGCGACGCCGTGCTGCGCCTTCCCGGCGACTCCCGCGGCGCGGACCAGGACGTCGCGATCGCACAGGGCCGCGGCCTCCCGGTGTACTACTCGCTCAACGAGATCCCGAACGCAGCCACGTCAGCCCGGTGA
- a CDS encoding DeoR/GlpR family DNA-binding transcription regulator, with translation MLAAARKDLLLERLRTEGRIVAKEIAAELGLSEDSIRRDLRELDAQGLAVRVYGGALPASPAVADYAARASVAPESKRRVAAAAVALIEPGATVILDGGTTTLAVADALPKRFRGTIITHSPTIAAALLDHEAEVFLIGGQLFKHSAVACGAAAVEAANRISADLFFLGVTGIHATAGLTTGDAEEAAMKRALASRAAETYVLGSDEKIGTASRYPVLPLDAVAGVITDTPENDATSQELTKAGVNLIHAD, from the coding sequence ATGCTCGCTGCGGCACGCAAAGACCTGCTCCTCGAACGACTGCGCACCGAGGGGCGCATCGTCGCGAAGGAGATCGCCGCCGAACTGGGCCTGTCCGAGGACAGCATCCGCCGGGACCTGCGCGAACTCGACGCCCAAGGCCTGGCCGTCCGCGTCTACGGCGGCGCGCTCCCCGCATCGCCGGCCGTGGCCGATTACGCCGCGCGAGCGTCCGTCGCGCCGGAGAGCAAGCGGCGGGTCGCCGCGGCGGCCGTCGCGCTGATCGAGCCGGGAGCCACCGTGATCCTGGACGGCGGAACCACGACGCTCGCGGTGGCCGACGCGCTCCCGAAGAGGTTCCGCGGCACGATCATCACCCACAGCCCCACCATCGCCGCCGCCCTCCTGGACCACGAGGCCGAGGTCTTCCTGATCGGCGGGCAACTGTTCAAGCACTCCGCCGTCGCCTGCGGGGCCGCCGCGGTCGAAGCCGCGAACCGGATCAGCGCGGACCTGTTCTTCCTCGGCGTGACCGGCATCCACGCCACCGCGGGCCTGACCACCGGCGATGCCGAAGAAGCCGCGATGAAACGCGCCCTCGCGTCCCGCGCCGCGGAAACGTACGTCCTCGGCAGCGACGAGAAGATCGGCACTGCCTCCCGCTACCCCGTCCTCCCGCTCGACGCCGTCGCCGGCGTCATCACCGACACGCCGGAGAACGACGCGACCTCACAGGAACTGACCAAGGCCGGCGTCAACCTCATCCACGCCGACTGA